One genomic window of Solanum dulcamara chromosome 12, daSolDulc1.2, whole genome shotgun sequence includes the following:
- the LOC129876109 gene encoding G-type lectin S-receptor-like serine/threonine-protein kinase At4g27290, whose amino-acid sequence MNHKKTKKNMNKFFFFFFTIFSLLQKISNSQGDTLTTSQFLKDGQTLISSDGTFELGFFSPGKNMTSTNRYIGIWYKKISAFTPVWVANRQIPVKGMSGILKIVEPGYLVLINDATNDTIWSTNYSTSVKNPVAQLLDTGNFVVRDANDDDLLLWQSFDYPSDTLLASMKLGRNLVTGLERYLSSWKSDDDPAPGDYTYHCDPTGYPQDLMRKGPNVVYRAGPWNGLRWSGAPNMVNNSITSFGLVMNNQEIYYKYELVNKSVLTTLVLTPDGNAMRMIWLEKREGWVNYHSADADHCDTYKLCGAYGTCTMFSDPVCRCLDKFVPKHPDDWERADWSSGCVRNRPLNCSEDGFIMYSGVKLPDTQHSWFNETITLDECKVVCLRNCSCMGYTNLDISNGGSGCLLWIGELVDLRQLSESGQDIYIRMAASEISSNDGSSRKKSVILAIALPLVFATVLLVIGVCLILRRQKKRAETMLIEKGRLDDNNNKDKNNQIRHETFELPLFDLSTIMKATDNFSLENKIGAGGFGKVFKGVLEGGQEVAVKRLSETSRQGNNEFKNEVICVAELQHRNLVKLLGCCIEEEEKILVYEYMPNKSLDLFIFDQRRSTLLNWPKRFNVINGISRGLMYLHQDSRLRIIHRDLKASNVLLDIEMNPKISDFGMARSFGGNETGDNTNRVVGTYGYMSPEYAVDGIFSVKSDVFSFGVLVLEIVSGKKNRRFIHPDHNLNLIGHAWMLHREGRSSEIVDPGLVESCHMPELQRSIHVGLLCVQQSPEDRPNMSSVVLMLTNEGILPQPKPPGFFTERNIDDATGYSWSDHTPCSVNDVTITLLDAR is encoded by the exons ATGAatcacaaaaaaacaaaaaaaaacatgaacaaatttttcttctttttctttacaaTTTTCTCCTTGCTCCAAAAAATTAGTAACTCTCAAGGTGACACATTAACAACTTCACAATTTCTCAAAGATGGTCAAACATTAATTTCATCAGATGGAACATTTGAATTGGGATTTTTTTCTCCAGGCAAAAACATGACTTCAACAAATCGTTATATTGGTATTTGGTACAAAAAGATTTCAGCTTTTACACCAGTTTGGGTTGCTAATAGACAAATTCCTGTAAAGGGTATGTCTGGAATCTTGAAAATTGTTGAACCAGGTTATCTTGTTTTGATTAATGATGCTACTAATGACACTATTTGGTCTACTAATTATTCAACAAGTGTGAAAAATCCAGTTGCACAGTTGTTGGATACAGGGAATTTTGTGGTTAGAGATGCAAATGATGATGATTTGTTGTTGTGGCAGAGTTTTGATTATCCTAGTGATACTTTGTTGGCAAGTATGAAACTTGGAAGAAATTTGGTGACTGGTttggaaag GTATCTTAGTTCTTGGAAAAGCGACGATGATCCTGCTCCCGGGGATTATACATATCACTGTGATCCTACAGGTTATCCACAGGACCTAATGAGAAAAGGGCCTAATGTAGTTTATAGAGCCGGGCCATGGAATGGTCTTAGATGGAGTGGAGCTCCAAACATGGTGAACAACTCGATCACCTCTTTCGGTCTAGTCATGAACAATCAAGAAATTTACTACAAATATGAACTAGTAAATAAATCTGTGCTTACAACTTTAGTGCTAACGCCTGATGGTAATGCAATGCGTATGATTTGGTTGGAAAAGAGAGAGGGTTGGGTTAATTATCATTCCGCGGATGCAGATCATTGTGACACTTACAAATTATGTGGTGCATATGGCACTTGCACAATGTTTAGTGATCCTGTGTGTCGTTGTTTGGATAAATTTGTTCCAAAACATCCGGATGATTGGGAGAGGGCTGACTGGTCAAGTGGTTGTGTCCGAAATCGTCCACTGAATTGTTCAGAAGATGGATTTATAATGTATTCTGGTGTTAAATTGCCAGATACTCAACATTCTTGGTTTAACGAGACTATAACACTCGATGAATGCAAGGTAGTTTGCTTGAGAAATTGTTCATGTATGGGATATACTAATCTGGACATCAGCAACGGAGGAAGTGGATGCTTGCTATGGATTGGGGAGCTCGTTGACCTCAGACAGCTCTCGGAATCAGGACAGGACATCTATATTAGGATGGCTGCTTCTGAGATAA GTTCTAATGATGGATCAAGTCGAAAGAAAAGTGTTATACTTGCAATAGCTTTGCCATTAGTGTTTGCAACGGTTCTTCTAGTCATAGGAGTATGCCTGATTCTTCGTAGACAGAAAAAGAGAGCGGAAACAATGCTCATAGAAAAAG GGAGATTggacgacaacaacaacaaagatAAAAACAATCAAATTCGCCATGAAACTTTTGAGCTACCACTCTTTGACTTGTCCACTATAATGAAGGCCACCGATAACTTTTCACTTGAGAACAAGATTGGAGCAGGCGGCTTTGGGAAAGTTTTCAAG GGCGTGCTAGAAGGGGGACAGGAAGTAGCTGTCAAACGGCTCTCTGAAACGTCCAGACAAGGAAACAATGAGTTCAAGAATGAAGTCATCTGCGTCGCTGAACTTCAGCATCGAAATCTTGTGAAGCTTCTTGGATGCTGCAtcgaagaagaagagaagatatTGGTGTACGAATACATGCCCAACAAAAGCCTGGACTTATTTATATTTG ATCAAAGAAGGAGCACATTACTTAATTGGCCTAAGCGTTTCAACGTCATCAACGGGATTTCTCGAGGACTTATGTACCTTCATCAAGATTCTAGACTAAGAATCATCCACAGAGACCTTAAAGCTAGCAATGTCTTGCTTGATATTGAAATGAACCCGAAGATATCAGATTTCGGGATGGCCAGAAGTTTTGGAGGGAACGAGACGGGAGACAATACAAATCGTGTGGTTGGAACATA TGGTTACATGTCCCCGGAGTATGCAGTCGATGGGATTTTCTCAGTAAAATCAGACGTTTTTAGCTTTGGCGTATTAGTACTAGAAATTGTGAGCGGAAAGAAGAACAGAAGATTCATTCATCCGGACCACAATCTCAACCTCATCGGCCAT GCATGGATGCTTCATAGAGAAGGAAGATCATCGGAAATAGTAGATCCCGGCCTTGTTGAATCATGTCATATGCCTGAGTTGCAACGATCGATACACGTGGGATTGTTATGTGTTCAACAAAGTCCAGAGGACAGGCCAAACATGTCTTCTGTAGTTTTGATGTTGACAAATGAAGGCATTTTGCCACAACCAAAACCACCAGGTTTTTTCACAGAAAGGAACATAGATGATGCCACTGGATATTCTTGGAGTGATCATACACCTTGTTCTGTCAATGATGTAACCATCACTTTGTTGGACGCTCGATAG